The Chloroflexota bacterium genome contains a region encoding:
- a CDS encoding alpha/beta fold hydrolase yields the protein MPTTHTEEIVYTETGDGFVLEGVALRPLSAPKPLAVIWVHGLTGRFYARTQMLVSRRLVADGYTVVSGNNRGHDFGARISRTSGEPVLAGGGWELFDESPQDVDAWVTFAAGLGFERIVVIGHSLGALKAAHYQATRQDARVAGLVAASPPIQATRVDPRLVALARQMVAEGRGRDLLPWGSSRAGAGTHSATTFLNRVQTGLDQYGLDTADPAIGQIRCPILALFGTVQDTGDEQDLAMIRRNAQAAASIDTVMIDGADHVYTGREAAVGQVIVEWLAKIA from the coding sequence ATGCCGACGACCCACACCGAGGAGATCGTCTACACCGAGACCGGGGATGGCTTCGTGCTGGAGGGCGTCGCGCTGCGCCCGCTCAGCGCGCCGAAGCCGCTGGCCGTTATCTGGGTCCACGGCCTGACCGGTCGCTTCTACGCCAGGACCCAGATGCTGGTCAGCCGCAGGCTGGTGGCCGATGGGTACACCGTGGTCAGCGGCAACAATCGGGGCCACGACTTCGGAGCGCGGATCTCGCGGACGAGCGGCGAGCCGGTCCTGGCCGGTGGCGGCTGGGAGCTGTTCGACGAGTCGCCGCAGGACGTGGACGCCTGGGTCACCTTCGCGGCCGGGCTGGGCTTCGAGCGCATCGTGGTGATCGGGCACAGCCTGGGAGCGCTCAAGGCCGCCCACTACCAGGCGACGCGCCAGGATGCCCGCGTGGCCGGCCTCGTGGCGGCCTCACCACCGATCCAGGCGACGCGCGTCGATCCGCGGCTGGTGGCCCTGGCCAGGCAGATGGTTGCCGAAGGCCGAGGTCGTGACCTGTTGCCCTGGGGCAGCTCCCGCGCAGGGGCCGGCACCCACAGCGCCACCACCTTCCTGAATCGCGTGCAGACGGGCCTGGATCAGTACGGCCTGGACACGGCAGACCCCGCCATCGGACAGATCCGCTGCCCGATCCTGGCCCTGTTCGGAACGGTCCAGGACACGGGCGACGAGCAGGATCTGGCGATGATCCGCCGCAACGCACAGGCGGCTGCCAGCATCGACACGGTGATGATCGACGGGGCGGACCACGTCTACACCGGTCGCGAGGCAGCCGTCGGACAGGTCATCGTGGAGTGGCTGGCGAAGATCGCGTAG